Proteins encoded by one window of Flavobacterium sp. N502540:
- a CDS encoding NAD(P)H-dependent oxidoreductase has product MKNLIVYAHPNTGSLNHFFKQIIMENLEKSGQEVIVRDLNAINFNPVLSLADMKGQRVGEIAEEVKTEQDFISWADRIVFIYPIWWTGMPAIMKGYIDRVFSYGFAYRYDQGIQKGLLTGKQTIIINSHGKSSAEYESIGMDKALALTSDIGIFNYCGLEVQKHFYFDKADRVSDENILEWSTQIKEVFQEKVLCV; this is encoded by the coding sequence ATGAAAAATTTAATCGTTTACGCACATCCAAACACAGGAAGTTTAAATCACTTTTTCAAACAAATTATCATGGAAAATCTTGAAAAATCAGGGCAGGAAGTTATCGTGAGAGATTTAAACGCAATCAACTTTAATCCCGTTTTATCTCTGGCAGATATGAAGGGTCAGAGAGTAGGCGAAATTGCGGAGGAAGTTAAAACCGAACAGGATTTCATCTCATGGGCTGACCGCATTGTTTTTATTTATCCGATTTGGTGGACAGGAATGCCCGCGATCATGAAAGGTTATATTGACCGTGTTTTTAGTTATGGATTTGCGTATCGATACGATCAGGGCATTCAGAAAGGTTTATTGACAGGGAAACAGACCATCATAATCAATTCACACGGAAAATCGAGTGCAGAATACGAATCAATTGGAATGGATAAAGCATTAGCGCTAACGTCAGATATCGGAATTTTTAATTATTGCGGACTGGAGGTTCAGAAGCATTTTTATTTTGATAAAGCAGACAGAGTTTCTGACGAAAATATTTTAGAATGGAGCACTCAGATTAAAGAAGTGTTTCAGGAAAAGGTTTTATGTGTCTAA
- a CDS encoding Crp/Fnr family transcriptional regulator has product MQNVITDLSRFMQFNEAESMAFKNILRLKKIKKNEHLLVEGEVCNFGVFIAEGCIRYYYSLDGVESTGNFFFENDWYSDFESFLYGKPSLLNIEALEDCVLYLAYKHDFEKLVAEYPVFNSFLRIMMERTIKGLTGRNMAMSLLSHEERYLRFLKYCPKVVERVSLKYIASYLGIQPESLSRIRTRITLNSKS; this is encoded by the coding sequence ATGCAAAACGTAATAACAGACCTGTCGCGATTTATGCAATTTAATGAAGCGGAAAGTATGGCTTTTAAAAACATACTGAGGCTAAAGAAAATCAAAAAAAACGAGCATCTTTTAGTCGAAGGAGAGGTTTGTAATTTCGGAGTTTTTATTGCGGAAGGCTGTATTCGTTACTATTACTCGCTTGATGGAGTAGAATCTACCGGAAACTTCTTCTTTGAAAATGACTGGTATTCTGATTTTGAGAGTTTTCTTTACGGAAAGCCTTCATTGCTCAATATAGAAGCTTTGGAAGATTGTGTGTTGTATCTGGCGTACAAGCATGATTTTGAAAAACTGGTTGCTGAATACCCTGTATTTAATTCCTTTTTGCGAATTATGATGGAAAGAACCATAAAAGGTCTAACCGGCAGAAATATGGCAATGTCTTTATTGTCACATGAAGAACGCTATTTACGATTTTTAAAGTACTGTCCCAAAGTGGTCGAAAGGGTTTCGTTAAAATACATTGCCAGTTATCTGGGAATCCAACCCGAAAGTTTAAGCCGAATTAGAACCAGAATTACATTGAACAGTAAATCTTAA
- a CDS encoding TonB-dependent receptor — protein MKRIFLIIISLFGWITYAQTGTVKGKIIDKQSEKPLIGVAIVLIGDEKKNAISDAEGNFKLTNIPVGRQSLSFSFEGYENTSVSDLDVTTGKDNLLTVSMMEKFNTLDEIVVTSGLSKAKPINKMALVSTKQFTTEEVNRYAGGRSDVARLVSNFAGVSTGDDSRNDIVVRGNSPSGMLWRIEGMPVPSPNHFSTLGTTGGPISALNPNLLANSDFLTSAFPAEYGNAIGGVFDLSFRKGNPDDYEYMISAGAYPGVEFMAEGPLGKKGGSFVASARYGFVGVLGLAGTDAQPNYRDISFNVDLGKSKMGNFSLFGIYGTSDIDFLGDKIDKEDPFAAQDEDAYVKSGFASFGLKHNLEIGTKSYLKTIVGFSNSSNSYENFRYYNFNTPAVNRLPFTDISNNENRFTFLTLFNSKINKKATFRAGLLFENYTLDAKMATRDRQQDNNGDGYPDFVQLINNNGNYNIIQPFAQGQFRLTEKLTFNAGIHGQYFSINKEFAFEPRAALAYAVNQRNTISFGYGLHHQSVAAPILFLNEWVNGNQVQTNKNLDLVQSQHYVLGYDVRLARKWRGKVEIYYQDISKAGVQSFPSSYSTLTEGADFGYSIDKTSLISKGSGYNQGIEFTVDKFFSEGYYALFTTSLFESKYKGSDGIERNSPFNNGYVINLLGGKEFRIGKAKKNVFSIDTKFTTAGGRYYTPVDLAASNDAGYEIRDDANAFSKQYDPYLRLDVKFGIKFNSKTKKRFHQFYIDFQNVTNHTNIFTKEYNRLTNSVNQKDQIGFSPDFGYKFQF, from the coding sequence ATGAAAAGAATATTCTTGATTATTATAAGTCTTTTTGGGTGGATTACCTATGCTCAAACGGGTACCGTAAAAGGAAAAATAATTGACAAACAATCTGAAAAACCACTTATCGGAGTTGCTATAGTATTAATTGGCGACGAGAAGAAAAATGCCATTTCAGATGCTGAGGGTAATTTTAAATTAACCAATATTCCGGTTGGTAGACAGAGTTTGAGTTTTAGTTTTGAGGGTTATGAAAATACTTCTGTTTCTGACCTGGATGTTACTACAGGAAAAGACAATCTTCTTACGGTTTCGATGATGGAGAAGTTTAACACACTGGATGAAATTGTAGTGACTTCGGGTTTAAGTAAAGCCAAACCCATTAATAAAATGGCGTTGGTATCGACTAAACAATTTACGACAGAAGAAGTCAATCGATATGCAGGAGGAAGGAGTGACGTGGCACGTTTGGTTTCTAATTTTGCGGGAGTTTCTACCGGAGATGACAGTCGAAACGATATTGTGGTACGTGGAAATTCACCATCCGGAATGTTGTGGAGAATAGAAGGAATGCCGGTTCCGAGTCCCAATCATTTTTCGACATTGGGAACGACAGGAGGTCCAATTTCGGCTCTGAATCCTAATCTTCTGGCTAATTCTGACTTTTTAACATCTGCTTTTCCGGCGGAATATGGAAATGCAATTGGAGGTGTTTTTGATCTGAGTTTCCGAAAAGGAAATCCCGATGATTATGAGTATATGATTAGTGCCGGAGCTTATCCGGGTGTCGAATTTATGGCCGAAGGCCCGCTTGGTAAAAAAGGAGGTTCCTTTGTAGCATCGGCAAGATATGGCTTTGTCGGGGTTTTAGGCTTGGCGGGTACAGATGCACAGCCTAATTACAGAGATATTAGTTTTAATGTAGATTTAGGAAAAAGTAAAATGGGTAATTTCTCGCTTTTTGGAATCTACGGAACATCGGATATTGATTTTTTAGGAGATAAAATAGATAAGGAAGATCCTTTTGCTGCACAGGATGAAGATGCCTATGTTAAATCAGGGTTTGCCTCTTTTGGATTAAAACACAATTTGGAAATTGGAACAAAATCATATTTGAAAACAATTGTCGGTTTTTCAAATTCGAGCAACTCTTATGAGAATTTCCGCTATTATAATTTCAATACACCCGCAGTAAATCGTTTGCCCTTTACTGATATTAGTAACAATGAAAATAGATTTACTTTCTTGACTTTGTTCAATTCTAAAATCAATAAAAAAGCAACTTTCAGAGCAGGTTTACTTTTTGAGAATTATACGCTCGATGCTAAAATGGCTACCCGCGACAGACAGCAGGACAATAACGGAGATGGTTATCCGGACTTTGTACAGCTCATAAACAATAACGGGAATTACAATATTATTCAGCCCTTTGCTCAGGGACAATTTCGTCTGACCGAAAAACTAACATTTAATGCCGGTATTCACGGACAGTATTTTTCGATCAACAAAGAGTTTGCTTTTGAACCCAGAGCAGCTTTGGCTTATGCAGTAAATCAAAGAAATACCATTAGTTTTGGTTATGGATTGCATCATCAAAGTGTTGCGGCTCCAATATTATTTCTGAATGAGTGGGTAAATGGAAATCAGGTTCAGACTAACAAGAATCTCGATTTAGTTCAAAGCCAGCATTATGTTTTGGGGTATGATGTGCGATTGGCCAGAAAATGGAGAGGAAAAGTAGAAATTTACTATCAGGATATTAGTAAGGCAGGAGTTCAGTCCTTTCCAAGCAGTTATTCTACCTTAACAGAAGGTGCTGATTTTGGTTATTCAATTGATAAAACGTCTTTAATAAGTAAGGGAAGCGGATACAATCAGGGAATTGAATTTACAGTTGATAAATTCTTTAGCGAAGGATATTATGCTTTGTTTACTACTTCGCTTTTTGAAAGTAAGTATAAAGGAAGCGACGGTATAGAACGTAATTCACCTTTTAATAATGGATATGTCATCAATCTGTTAGGAGGGAAAGAATTTAGAATAGGAAAAGCAAAGAAAAATGTCTTTTCTATTGATACTAAATTTACAACTGCAGGAGGGCGTTATTACACGCCGGTTGATTTGGCTGCTTCGAACGATGCGGGTTATGAGATTAGGGATGATGCCAATGCCTTTAGCAAACAGTATGATCCTTATTTAAGGTTGGATGTGAAGTTTGGAATTAAATTTAACAGTAAAACAAAAAAGAGGTTTCATCAGTTTTATATCGATTTCCAAAATGTAACCAACCATACCAATATCTTTACGAAGGAGTATAATCGTTTAACGAATAGTGTAAATCAGAAGGATCAGATTGGATTCTCTCCTGATTTTGGATATAAATTTCAGTTTTAA
- a CDS encoding OmpA family protein produces MKIKTLTLLLITCMIAACNSNKKQNDVTDTTDSLVTPPAAETTSGPSSAKKFDLNSVPISDKTLGTFPYFNLPENYEDTSKNTIADYDVAYFWVKDHFEKPEGKIFYSRIKAKEGKSYSDLEVARNLDELIKSVDGVKISEMKVPADSSHTIPDNNRVKYMNGYGFMANAITTTYLIRRADRNIWIQLTPYDDAVSAGWMVLETKPFKMTASLIKADAIKKELDTKGHIALYINFDTDKATIKTESAPIIDEIQKLLTANPNLKIAIEGHTDNSGDAAHNKKLSEQRANAVKAALTSKGIDSSRLQTKGWGSDKPIVENTSEENKAKNRRVEIVKL; encoded by the coding sequence ATGAAAATCAAAACTTTAACATTACTTCTAATTACATGCATGATCGCAGCATGTAATTCTAATAAAAAGCAGAATGATGTGACGGATACCACAGATTCTCTTGTAACACCCCCTGCTGCCGAAACCACTTCCGGACCATCGTCGGCTAAAAAATTTGATCTCAATTCTGTACCAATTTCAGACAAAACACTTGGCACATTCCCTTATTTTAATCTACCTGAAAATTACGAAGACACTTCCAAGAACACTATTGCTGATTATGACGTTGCTTATTTTTGGGTAAAAGATCATTTTGAAAAACCGGAAGGAAAAATTTTCTATTCCAGAATTAAAGCAAAAGAAGGAAAATCTTATAGCGATCTCGAAGTAGCACGAAATTTAGATGAATTGATTAAAAGTGTAGACGGAGTAAAAATCTCTGAAATGAAAGTTCCTGCAGATTCGTCACATACAATTCCAGACAACAATCGTGTAAAATATATGAATGGTTACGGTTTCATGGCAAATGCCATTACCACTACCTATTTGATTCGACGTGCAGACAGAAATATCTGGATTCAGCTTACTCCTTATGATGATGCTGTTTCGGCGGGATGGATGGTTTTGGAAACAAAACCTTTTAAGATGACCGCCTCTCTTATCAAAGCGGATGCCATAAAAAAAGAACTTGATACTAAAGGACACATCGCTTTGTATATTAATTTCGATACCGATAAGGCTACTATAAAAACAGAATCTGCACCTATAATTGATGAGATTCAGAAATTGCTAACGGCCAATCCTAATCTTAAAATCGCTATTGAAGGTCATACAGACAATAGTGGCGACGCAGCCCACAATAAAAAACTTTCAGAACAGAGAGCAAATGCTGTAAAAGCGGCACTAACTTCTAAAGGAATAGACTCCTCAAGACTACAAACAAAAGGCTGGGGTTCTGATAAACCCATTGTTGAAAATACAAGCGAAGAAAATAAAGCAAAAAATCGCAGGGTGGAAATTGTAAAATTATAA
- a CDS encoding ribonuclease HII: MLQKNFSGYLLETGTDEAGRGCLAGPVTAAAVILPANFENQILNDSKQLSEKARFLLRPIIEEQAISFAVTHLLPDEIDEINILNASMKGMQECVLKLNTLPEFIIVDGNRSLNAKLGLKNTVGKQFSSTEIELLKSIPNQSIIKGDAKFLSIAAASVLAKTYRDEYMDKIHEEFPMYNWKKNKGYPTTEHREAIKKYGTTKYHRMSFKLLPTQLELF; encoded by the coding sequence ATGCTTCAAAAAAACTTCTCAGGATATCTTTTAGAAACCGGAACTGATGAAGCGGGCCGAGGATGTCTTGCCGGTCCGGTAACTGCAGCAGCCGTAATTTTGCCTGCCAATTTTGAAAACCAAATTTTAAACGACAGTAAGCAATTATCTGAAAAAGCACGATTCTTACTAAGACCTATTATAGAAGAGCAGGCCATCAGTTTTGCGGTTACACATTTACTGCCTGATGAAATTGACGAGATAAACATCCTGAATGCTTCGATGAAAGGAATGCAGGAATGTGTATTAAAGTTAAACACCCTACCTGAATTTATTATTGTTGACGGGAACCGATCGCTGAACGCTAAACTAGGATTAAAGAATACCGTCGGAAAACAATTCTCTTCAACGGAAATCGAATTACTAAAATCAATCCCTAATCAAAGTATCATAAAAGGTGATGCTAAATTTTTAAGTATTGCAGCTGCTTCGGTTCTTGCTAAAACTTATCGCGATGAATACATGGATAAAATTCATGAAGAGTTCCCAATGTATAATTGGAAAAAAAACAAAGGTTATCCAACAACGGAACACCGCGAAGCCATTAAAAAATATGGCACAACAAAATACCATCGAATGTCTTTTAAGCTACTTCCTACTCAATTGGAGCTTTTCTAA
- a CDS encoding SusC/RagA family TonB-linked outer membrane protein, giving the protein MKLKFKWIFTLVVALSMQFSFAQERTVTGKVSDKTGVIPGVNVLVKGSKASTQTDFDGSYSVKAKTGDVLIFSYVGMNNKQVTVGSSNSLNVVLESEAQLMNEVVVVGYGVQKRKEVTGSISKIQGADIANLVTPSFEGVLAGRAAGVQVLTNTGIIGVAPKIRVRGVSTISGLTEPLVVVDGMPIVTGDVGGLAAANGLGDINPADIESFEVLKDGAATAIYGSRAANGVILITTKSGKKGALKVNFSTVMGVASVYKKYDVLQTPDFITISNEKRANLVPAVGPWAAGNQYNTDWQGAIFRNAPQLTTNLSFSGGSDKTKYFLSLGVTDQEGINLSNDMKRYSIRANIDQDINKWLSIGTNLNVVRTEYNGLSTATSALSGNIFNAIRQLPNTPIYDASNPTGYNMTAATVGQWDNLAPVGDNITNIVYVLKENKFTSTVNRVLANVFANAKITSDLSYRLQVSADNTNTGGFRYQNPIQGDGRNSNGTLVNDHTEYLRWNWQNIINYKKTFAENHNIGITAVAEYQKQRYQYFFGSGSNLLSEFYNKNLVTNSYATKDSGGSVTENGIISYLARANYNYKEKYFIQGSIRRDGLSKFGKDTRYNNFPGVSAGWTVSKENFMQPISNTLSEFKLRASYSEVGNTDILGGSNYPSKGLTISSPYGTLNGIGYSQFGNDLLQWETSAKTDFGIDLGFFNNRLNLTFDYYKNDINGIVLAAPVSPSLGIPFNTINSNIGSMLSDGYEFSANFKAVNNANFTWDVSANLTLAKNKVTGLYGGQDIVGGTSSDTNISPNLILRQGESLNSLYGYQYYGVNKANGNPVYYKADGTMVQTKLPGQTFAVYDPANPADVSKTGTLTTSDKVILGNTLPTYYGSFTSNMTYKNLDFGFMFRFSGGNKIFNYTRRELMNQNFNNNGTEILGRWQSVDNPGDGWTPRLYAGANNGVNFSGNATSRFVENGDFISLDNISLGYSLSKSLLDKIKVDSFRLFVQAQNVWLISDYKGINPEMETNGVDINTTPRSKVISMGINVSL; this is encoded by the coding sequence ATGAAATTAAAATTTAAATGGATTTTTACGCTGGTTGTGGCGTTATCTATGCAGTTTTCTTTTGCTCAGGAGAGAACTGTAACCGGAAAGGTCTCTGATAAAACAGGGGTAATTCCGGGAGTAAATGTTCTTGTGAAGGGGTCTAAGGCCAGTACTCAAACTGATTTTGACGGAAGTTATTCTGTTAAAGCAAAAACTGGTGATGTGTTAATCTTTTCATATGTTGGTATGAATAATAAACAAGTAACTGTTGGTTCTTCAAACTCATTAAATGTAGTGCTGGAATCAGAAGCACAATTAATGAACGAGGTCGTAGTTGTTGGTTACGGTGTACAAAAGAGAAAGGAAGTAACTGGTTCGATCTCTAAAATACAAGGAGCGGACATCGCTAATTTAGTAACTCCAAGTTTTGAAGGAGTTTTGGCTGGTAGAGCAGCTGGGGTTCAGGTTTTAACGAACACCGGTATTATTGGTGTTGCTCCAAAAATCAGAGTTAGAGGAGTATCTACGATCTCTGGACTTACAGAACCATTGGTTGTGGTTGACGGAATGCCAATTGTAACAGGAGACGTTGGTGGTTTAGCAGCTGCTAATGGTTTAGGAGATATTAATCCTGCTGATATTGAGTCTTTTGAGGTTTTGAAAGATGGTGCGGCAACAGCAATTTATGGATCTCGTGCTGCAAATGGAGTTATTTTGATTACTACAAAAAGTGGTAAAAAAGGAGCTCTAAAGGTTAATTTTAGTACTGTAATGGGTGTTGCTAGTGTTTATAAAAAATATGACGTTTTACAAACACCAGATTTTATAACTATATCTAATGAGAAAAGGGCTAATCTAGTTCCTGCTGTTGGTCCATGGGCTGCAGGTAATCAATATAATACTGACTGGCAAGGTGCTATATTTAGAAATGCACCACAATTAACTACTAATCTTTCGTTCAGTGGAGGTTCTGATAAAACTAAATATTTCTTGTCTCTAGGAGTAACAGATCAGGAAGGTATCAATCTTTCTAATGATATGAAAAGATACTCGATAAGAGCAAATATTGATCAGGATATCAATAAATGGTTAAGTATTGGTACGAATTTAAATGTTGTTAGGACGGAATACAACGGTTTGTCTACTGCTACAAGTGCGCTTTCAGGGAATATTTTTAATGCAATCAGACAGTTGCCTAACACACCAATTTATGATGCAAGTAATCCAACAGGATATAATATGACTGCCGCGACTGTAGGTCAGTGGGATAACTTAGCTCCTGTAGGAGATAATATTACTAATATTGTTTATGTTTTAAAGGAAAATAAATTTACTTCAACAGTAAATAGAGTGTTAGCAAATGTTTTCGCAAACGCAAAAATAACATCTGATTTATCTTATAGATTACAGGTTAGTGCTGATAACACTAATACAGGAGGATTTAGATATCAAAACCCAATCCAGGGAGACGGTCGTAATTCTAATGGAACTTTAGTAAATGATCATACAGAATATTTAAGATGGAACTGGCAAAATATCATTAATTACAAGAAGACATTTGCTGAAAATCATAATATAGGTATAACAGCTGTGGCTGAATATCAAAAACAAAGATACCAGTACTTCTTCGGATCAGGGTCAAATTTACTAAGTGAATTTTATAATAAAAATTTAGTTACAAATTCATATGCGACTAAAGATTCTGGAGGGTCAGTGACTGAAAATGGTATTATTTCTTATTTAGCTCGTGCAAATTATAACTACAAAGAGAAATATTTTATTCAAGGATCTATTAGACGTGATGGTCTTTCTAAATTTGGAAAAGACACAAGATACAATAACTTTCCTGGTGTATCTGCTGGTTGGACAGTTTCTAAAGAAAACTTTATGCAACCAATTAGTAACACTTTATCTGAGTTTAAATTAAGAGCTTCTTACTCAGAGGTTGGAAATACAGATATCTTAGGTGGTTCAAATTATCCAAGTAAAGGGCTTACTATCAGTTCTCCTTATGGGACTTTAAATGGAATAGGATACTCTCAATTTGGTAATGATTTACTTCAATGGGAAACCAGTGCTAAAACTGATTTTGGAATTGACTTAGGTTTCTTTAACAATAGATTAAACTTAACATTTGACTATTACAAGAATGATATTAATGGAATTGTGTTAGCTGCGCCGGTTTCACCTTCTTTAGGTATTCCTTTTAATACAATTAATTCAAATATCGGAAGCATGTTAAGTGATGGATATGAGTTCTCTGCAAATTTTAAAGCAGTTAATAATGCAAATTTCACATGGGATGTGTCTGCTAACTTAACATTGGCTAAAAATAAAGTAACTGGTTTATATGGAGGTCAGGATATTGTAGGGGGTACTTCTTCTGATACTAATATTTCTCCAAACCTTATCTTAAGACAAGGAGAATCTTTGAATTCTTTATATGGTTACCAATATTATGGTGTAAATAAAGCAAATGGAAACCCAGTATATTATAAAGCTGATGGTACAATGGTACAAACGAAATTACCAGGACAAACTTTTGCGGTGTATGACCCAGCTAATCCAGCTGATGTTTCAAAAACAGGAACCCTTACAACTTCTGATAAAGTAATTTTAGGAAATACATTACCTACTTATTATGGATCATTTACTTCTAATATGACTTATAAAAACTTAGATTTCGGATTTATGTTCAGATTTAGTGGAGGTAATAAAATTTTCAACTACACAAGAAGAGAGTTAATGAATCAAAACTTTAACAATAATGGAACAGAGATTTTAGGAAGATGGCAAAGTGTTGATAATCCTGGTGACGGATGGACACCTAGATTATATGCTGGAGCTAATAATGGTGTTAACTTTTCAGGAAATGCAACTTCGCGTTTTGTTGAAAACGGAGATTTTATATCACTTGACAATATTAGTTTAGGGTATTCTTTGTCAAAATCATTATTGGATAAAATTAAGGTAGATAGCTTCAGACTTTTTGTTCAGGCTCAAAATGTTTGGTTAATTAGTGATTACAAAGGAATTAATCCTGAGATGGAAACAAATGGTGTAGATATTAATACGACACCTCGTTCCAAAGTGATATCAATGGGGATTAATGTAAGTTTATAA
- a CDS encoding RagB/SusD family nutrient uptake outer membrane protein, whose translation MKNLVKILLISVLAFGMNSCTEEKILDLEPINNIGEGDAFSTPSLIEAYMNGVYNAASIGTYNSGTSNGGRGYIWGAAFVEQGDVRGEDLVNTATFYELTYKAQIDAVSPNAVYYWVDGYRLINRCNLMIEGVTGAVAKGIITKAVGDDYIGQAKFLRAITHLELLTFFAKPYNFTSGATHPGVIYREVGVNTQSEISSEIGKPRNSVAECYTKIIADLNDAEALITTGNGTTLAGRNIAKASKWSAIAFKTRLYLQKRDWANVITEGTKLNGVFSLTATPSAPFASTAANLNNSESILSMQHSPTSNPNTNAALASIFKSRTLVAISPIIWRDPNWKVNDKRREEGVMVVTVNGRKYTNKYKDITDLTDAAPVIRYAEVVLNMAEAQARLSAANLPAAITLLNSVRDRSLASPTTERYTSVTLPTQVDVVKAILAERRIEFLAEGRRWTDIHRLQGDDLAPIAGIPAKYDNIPPVPADYALGTPYTGSRPIEAIPYTDRRFLWPIPQIETNTNPGLEQNTGW comes from the coding sequence ATGAAAAATTTAGTAAAAATACTTCTTATTTCTGTCTTAGCATTCGGGATGAATTCATGTACAGAAGAAAAAATATTGGACTTAGAGCCAATAAATAATATTGGTGAAGGTGACGCTTTTTCTACACCATCATTAATTGAAGCTTATATGAACGGTGTATATAATGCTGCTTCTATTGGTACGTATAATAGTGGAACTTCAAATGGAGGTAGAGGTTATATTTGGGGGGCAGCTTTTGTTGAGCAGGGAGATGTTAGAGGAGAGGATTTAGTTAATACGGCTACTTTCTACGAGTTAACATACAAAGCTCAAATTGATGCTGTATCACCAAATGCAGTGTACTATTGGGTTGATGGTTATAGATTAATCAACAGATGTAATTTAATGATAGAAGGTGTTACTGGTGCTGTTGCGAAAGGGATAATCACTAAAGCTGTTGGAGATGATTATATTGGTCAGGCTAAGTTTTTAAGAGCAATTACTCATCTTGAGTTACTGACATTCTTTGCAAAACCTTACAACTTTACGTCGGGAGCTACTCATCCAGGAGTAATTTACAGAGAAGTTGGTGTGAACACTCAATCAGAAATTAGTTCGGAAATAGGTAAGCCTAGAAATTCAGTTGCAGAATGTTATACAAAAATTATAGCAGATTTAAATGATGCTGAAGCTCTAATCACAACTGGTAATGGTACTACACTTGCAGGAAGAAATATTGCGAAAGCATCTAAATGGTCAGCAATTGCTTTTAAAACCAGGCTTTATTTACAAAAAAGAGATTGGGCAAATGTTATCACTGAAGGGACTAAATTAAATGGGGTATTTAGTTTGACTGCAACGCCAAGTGCGCCATTTGCTTCAACGGCCGCTAATTTAAATAACTCAGAGTCTATTCTGTCAATGCAGCATTCACCTACTTCGAACCCTAATACAAATGCAGCTTTAGCTAGTATCTTTAAATCTAGAACTTTGGTGGCAATTAGCCCAATTATTTGGAGAGATCCAAATTGGAAAGTAAATGATAAAAGAAGAGAAGAAGGTGTAATGGTAGTTACTGTTAATGGTAGAAAATATACTAACAAGTATAAAGATATTACAGATTTAACAGATGCAGCTCCTGTAATTAGATATGCTGAAGTTGTACTAAATATGGCTGAAGCTCAAGCTCGTTTGTCTGCAGCAAATTTGCCTGCTGCTATAACATTATTAAATTCTGTGAGAGATAGATCTTTAGCTTCACCGACAACAGAAAGATATACATCTGTAACTCTTCCTACACAAGTAGACGTTGTAAAAGCTATTTTAGCAGAAAGAAGAATTGAATTCTTAGCTGAAGGACGCAGATGGACTGATATTCACAGATTGCAAGGAGATGATTTAGCACCTATTGCTGGTATTCCTGCAAAATATGATAACATTCCTCCAGTTCCTGCTGATTATGCATTAGGGACTCCATACACAGGTTCTCGCCCAATCGAAGCTATACCATATACTGATAGACGATTCTTATGGCCAATACCACAAATTGAAACAAATACCAACCCAGGACTTGAACAAAATACAGGTTGGTAG